The Chitinophaga parva genomic sequence AGAGGCGTCTTCCATAGTGCGGAAGAAGTCAGACGGGGTGGGATGTTTGAAGGCCCAGCGCTGTGCGTAGGTCTTGAAGGCAAAGTCAAACAGCTCACGGCCCATGATGGTTTCCCGCAGGATGTTGAGGCCTGTGGCGGGTTTTGCATAAGCATTGGGTCCAAAGCCGATGATGTTTTCAGAGTTGGTCATGATGGGCTCCAGCTGGTCTTTGGGCAGCTTCATGTAGTCCACGATCTTGTGGGCAGGGCCGCGGCTGGAGGGATAGTTCTTATCCCACTCCTGTTCCGCCATGAACTGGCAGAAGGTGTTCAGGCCTTCATCCATCCAGGTCCACTGGCGCTCATCAGAGTTTACGATCATGGGGAAGAAGTTATGGCCCACTTCGTGGATGATCACGCCGATCATACCATTCTTCACGGCTTCAGAGTAGGTACCGTCTTTCTCCGCGCGGCCATAGTTGAAGCAGATCATCGGGTATTCCATCCCGTTGGAAGCTTCTACGGAAATAGCCACCGGGTAAGGATAAGTGATGGTGTGTTTGGAGTAGCTTTTGATGGTGTGCGCCACTACCTTGGTAGAGTAACGGCTGTAAAGCGGGTAGGCTTCAGGGCCGTAGTACGACATGGCCATTACGTGCTTGCCATCTACGTTTGCAGCCATGGCATCCCATACCAGGCGGCGGGAAGATACCCATGCAAAGTCGCGCACATTGTGGGCTTCAAATACAAAGGTCTTGGTACCGGTGGCTTTGTTCTGCATGGCGTGTTTCGCTTCATCCAGGGTCACCACTTCCACCGGCGTATTGCTGCTTTGTGCTTTCTGCCAGCGCTGGAACTGTGCAGGCGTCAGCATTTCCTTATAGTTCTGGCATTCACCCGTACCACCCACTACGTGATCGGCGGGTACGGTCATGCGTACTTTAAAGTTGCCAAAGGCCAGGGCAAACTCACCGCGGCCGGTGAACTGTTTGTTCTGCCAGCCCTGGAAGTCGCTGTACACGGCCATGCGCGGGTACCACTGGGTAATGGTGTAGAGGTAGTTGCCATCTTCCTTGAAATATTCATAGCCACCACGGCCACCTTCCACCATGCGGTCAGAGATATTGTAGGACCAGTTCACTTTGAAGGTGATCTTCTGGCCGGGCGCCAGTTCCTTGGGCAGGTCTACGCGCATCATGGTCTGGTTGATGGTGTAAGACAGCTTGTTGCCGGCGGCATCCGTCACAGACCGGATCTTATCGCCCAGGCCTTCGCCTCCTTTGCCCAGGAGGGAATTTACCTGGCGCATGCTCAGCTTATCCTGCATTTTGCTGCCGTCAAAGCTGTTGTTATCGCTTTT encodes the following:
- a CDS encoding M1 family metallopeptidase, yielding MTKRTLCLALGISAATWAHAQDIMNNPGSNHGNRFEQLGTILPDPNGYRSASGAPGPQYWQQRADYDISATLDDIHQQLTGAETITYYNNSPDPLSYLWLQLDENEHDPKSDNNSFDGSKMQDKLSMRQVNSLLGKGGEGLGDKIRSVTDAAGNKLSYTINQTMMRVDLPKELAPGQKITFKVNWSYNISDRMVEGGRGGYEYFKEDGNYLYTITQWYPRMAVYSDFQGWQNKQFTGRGEFALAFGNFKVRMTVPADHVVGGTGECQNYKEMLTPAQFQRWQKAQSSNTPVEVVTLDEAKHAMQNKATGTKTFVFEAHNVRDFAWVSSRRLVWDAMAANVDGKHVMAMSYYGPEAYPLYSRYSTKVVAHTIKSYSKHTITYPYPVAISVEASNGMEYPMICFNYGRAEKDGTYSEAVKNGMIGVIIHEVGHNFFPMIVNSDERQWTWMDEGLNTFCQFMAEQEWDKNYPSSRGPAHKIVDYMKLPKDQLEPIMTNSENIIGFGPNAYAKPATGLNILRETIMGRELFDFAFKTYAQRWAFKHPTPSDFFRTMEDASAVDLDWFWRGWFYSTEPVDISLDSVKLYKLNTHNPDVENKIQQAAYDQNAVHIANTRNRAAGVPFTVDQDTALQDFYSHYNRFAVSEDDKAAYKKFYDGLTPEEKKLYDSNKNFYELTFTNKGGMVMPLIIEWTFADGSKEVDRISAYIWRKNENQVSKVFAKDKEVVAIRLDPYRETADIDESNNAYPRTVQPSRFELFRQEQLPRGASGGGNPMQKAQGK